The DNA region TAATTTAAGCACCAACAAGATTACAGCAAAAGGCTTTTGAGTTCCATCAACCTATGCCACCTTCTATGAATTTCGAGGATTCCTATGTTTGATCCACGGTCAGAGCATTTTGTGCGGGTCAAAGATTTTACCTTGGCCTTAGAGGGAGTGTAGTTCATGCATCTCTGTCAAATTACCCGAGAGCACAAGGATTTAACCAATACCGATTGTTGTATCTCGTGTCCGGAAGCGGTGTCCGCAGTTGATTACATTCCCATGTCGTTCACGAAAATATTTCCACGTACCAGGTACTTGTGCTATTTACTTTAGCATCGGTCAAAAACCGGCTTTCCCCATCAACTTCTCGGCTCTTGCTTCAGGTGGACGCTTGGTGGAATGGTGTAAGATACTGGCTGTGAGACAGGGAAACAATCAACTTAACATCAATCATGGCCAGCTTCAAAGGGATATGCTCCGAGATCAATAAAGTGAAGAACATTAATGGTTTATACGTTTAAATCTTTTAATCTTAATTTGTTCCATTCCTAGNGAACTACTTTTCATTATCGTCTTTAAGCTACATTATTGTTTGTCTGTTTCTGTCTTAATAGTAATAAAACTTTAAAGTAAATCTCTCATTAGGACTGAAGATTCTGCAAACATTTTAACAATGAATTGAGAAAGGTgacgatatatatatacaatgattTGTATCACATCATAAActatgaaaatgaagaaaatgtaCCTAGTGGATAATAAATTATTACCTTAACTAGAATTTGTATTACACATATTCGGCCGTTGAAGACCAAACTCAGAAGAACTGTTATTATACTAATTTAAGCACCAACAAGATTACAGCAAAAGGCTTTTGAGTTCCATCAACCTATGCCACCTTCTATGAATTTCGAGGATTCCTATGTTTGATCCACGGTCAGAGCATTTTGTGCGGGTCAAAGATTTTACCTTGGCCTTAGAGGGAGTGTAGTTCATGCATCTCTGTCAAATTACCCGAGAGCACAAGGATTTAACCAATACCGATTGTTGTATCTCGTGTCCGGAAGCGGTGTCCGCAGTTGATTACATTCCCATGTCGTTCACGAAAATATTTCCACGTACCAGGTACTTGTGCTATTTACTTTAGCATCGGTCAAAAACCGGCTTTCCCCATCAACTTCTCGGCTCTTGCTTCAGGTGGACGCTTGGTGGAATGGTGTAAGATACTGGCTGTGAGACAGGGAAACAATCAACTTAACATCAATCATGGCCAGCTTCAAAGGGATATGCTCCGAGATCAATAAAGTGAAGAACATTAATGGTTTATACGTTTAAATCTTTTAATCTTAATTTGTTCCATTCCTAGCTCTGCTCTGCTAGAGTATTAACTCAGTTTCTTAACATGATGCAAGGACAAGGTATTTGTTCAAGATAGATTAACTCAAATACTTAACACTTTTACTCTTTTAGGGTCAAGAAGCTCTGATTATTTGAGGTCACATGGAGAACTTTTCAGGATTAGCTATTTTGACATATTACAGCAAAATCTATTACCTGTGTTGTACTTGATAATAAACTGCTTGCAAGATCATCATTAATTGAAACGGGCAGAGCTGGCATCCGACTCATGATACCAGGCATCTCCTTCATGCTGCAGAAGAAAGTAAGAGTTAAGCAATTGAAGCTTTAATCATAGAACGGAAAAGAAAACAGATGCAATGTCTCaattgggaaatttttttttgctatagaTCCACATACTCAGTCAGAATGGCGCTGATATTATATCTTGTCTGATAAAAGAGACTGATGTTATCCTGCAGCTGTATGCACGAAGTTAGGATATCTGTGAGCAAATTGCATATCAACGGATAATGAGGAAACCCAACCCAACAGTATCAAATTCTTTTCTTAAGAATAAAAGAGCATGTGGGAAATCTGGTATACAATGTTCGATTTAATCATCTCACACAACTAACCCCAAAAGATTGCAGGAATAAAATTACCTTCCACGCAGAGAGGTTGTTAGAAATTTGACTTAAAGCTTGAGCGTTTTGCTGTAGAAGATCCATTACTGCGTCACTTGAACCTGAGAAGAAGAGTTCAACAAAGGAACCTAGCTGACAATTtgatttcatttcttttcaCGATCACACAACCCAGAAGAGCAAAGAATTAAAGAGCACTAGACCTTCAAAAGGCATGCGTGAACTGTGGCACGTATTGTTCATGACATATAAAGCATTTTGTTGTGGCACACTGGATAGCATGTTCAGTTCTGGGGATGTATCCACCACCTTACCATGAAGAAGTATGGTCTTTAGAACCAAGTTCAAAAGCATACTGATTTACCAAAGTTCATAAGACCCAGCAAAGAGAATGCACATGATATGAAACACATACTAACACCCTTCATCAAATGTCACAACAATcattacaataaaatattattactaataTGCCCACAAGCTCAGATACTGATGTTAAAGTAACATATACTAATACTTCTGCATAGTTGGATCCACATCATTTGCTGCCCATCAGTCAATGAAAAATCGATCAGAAACTTTATTGATTGTCCAGTCATTTACAACAAACACCGATCGTGGTGGTCATTTTTTCTTTAGTCCAGAACTAACAAAACATATTCTCATGAAAAACCCACCATACAAGTACTTTAGTCAATTATATAGTTAAGGTTCTTGGTTGAGAACGTTTTGACAGATTTGCATGAATGAAAGTCACATCTGTGGGAAGTCTCTATTAACCCAAACAGTAAATGAGGCCCCCTAGCTCCATTGATTTATTAGCTGATAAAATACGGTACAAAAGGCTCAGGTTGTCAAGCATACCTTCCTATTGCTAAGGTTCTTAGCGGCATAtttatcttctcttttcctcCGTTTTCGCTGTGAAAATAGATGCCCAACTTAGCCAAGAGAAACTTAAAAAGATCATGATAGATATCAAgtgaaagataaaacaaagaacaagcACTCAATGAAAAGAAAGAGGGAGTGATTTCGTGATTACATCATATATCTGATTGAGAACTCAGGTCAATTATGACAGGACAGAGACATGAAGGAGATGGTAATATGATGATAATAAAGCACTGTACTTCATTTATTCATTTCGTTCCACTTTATTATGCAAAcagaaaaacaattaacattATGATGTATGTAACCCATGCTGTGAgcaaataatcatttttaaaaaactccaTAGGTTTATTAGAACTTCTGATCAAAGACAGCATAAATTTCTATAACTACAAAAAGGTTAGGATCACCCATAAAAGTAATATCTATATCAGGATAACTACagaaataattaagaaaaagctTTAGGCTTATTTCCTTTTCCAACAATTCCCTCAACAATCATGGACTCGAAAGCTAATATAAAGACTGATCTAGCGTCAGCAATACTTGTCATTTTCTCCTTTTGGTCATCCTTTACCAGTCTTTCGACAATCTTTACGACATGGCAGAGAGACTTTTCATCAATAGAACCTCTAACTTCTTTTTGTGTAGGACTTTATCTTTATGAAAAAGCACACAAGCAAAGTTGCATCATTATGCTCATACCCTCATATTAAGCATATGCTTTTAACAGTAATATCCCTCCTCCAATAACAGCCACATacgatttgaaaaaaaaagaaaagaatgctAGAACTGCTAAGCAATCCTCTAGCAAGTAAAAAGAACATGACAAATAGCACATAACCAAACAAGAAGTATGAACACAGCCCAAGGAAACTTAAACAAAAACCACtaaaaaacattacaaacttACCGTCATCCATCTACACCTCAATGCTACATCCCTTACAGTCTTATCAGGTAGAGTTGCAGCGATCTTTACATACTTTGAAATTTTGGGTTCATCTTTTAATCTACAAACggaaaagaaataaagatgTCATGCAtgcaaacaaatacaacaacaacaacaacaacaacattagaGGCTCTAAGAAACCCAAGGTATCCTGAAAACAATCTCAGCTAATCATCGTAAGAAAATCTATACAGAGAAATTAACCGACTTAGAGCAAAACCTGAACTGACTAATGGTCCCAAGTCCCAACCTTTAACAATATACGCTATATAACGTTTCGTGAAAACACAAAGGCGATACTTCTTTATATTGGAAGGAACAAAAGAACATACTTTAATAATCCACCATTGAGAATATAATGTGCCCACTAGTGATTtcttataaaaaacaaacaattataaatCATAGTTCGAAAAGCTACGAATGAACAAGAcacttttgcatattattttttttcttaaaaatggaaatatccaaaaaaaaaaaaaaaaaataccaaacaaagaagaagatacctACTTTGCAAGGCCGTTCTCCAATATATACTGCTCCTCAACGGACCAATCCATAACCAAACCACTGGATTCTGGTTTGACTCCAGCAACCGCCGAGGAATCCAGAGGCGGGTGAGGAAACCCGTTAATCGCATTTACACTGTAATTCGTCGGAAACACAAGACCGGTGGTGGTGCTAGAACTAGGAACGCagtgattattattataatccATTGGAATCATTCCCCTTCCCTTAGAGAGCTGATGAAATTATTGAAGAGCTTGAAGATGTATTGTGTGTCTGAACTAGTGTCTGTCCGCATTAACAGATGATTTGAGCCTACAAACATatcaaatttagggttttagcaGATTCAGAATTCAGCAGAGGGAagcaaatttataaaaaaaaaaaaaatcaaagagcgACAAGACTGAAAGAGACATAAACATAAGATGAGCAACTCGCCTCAGATTTGGCATCAACAAAGGAGAAAGAGCACTAAACCAGGAAGC from Camelina sativa cultivar DH55 chromosome 3, Cs, whole genome shotgun sequence includes:
- the LOC104769425 gene encoding uncharacterized protein LOC104769425 isoform X2: MIPMDYNNNHCVPSSSTTTGLVFPTNYSVNAINGFPHPPLDSSAVAGVKPESSGLVMDWSVEEQYILENGLAKLKDEPKISKYVKIAATLPDKTVRDVALRCRWMTRKRRKREDKYAAKNLSNRKVVDTSPELNMLSSVPQQNALYVMNNTCHSSRMPFEGSSDAVMDLLQQNAQALSQISNNLSAWKDNISLFYQTRYNISAILTDMKEMPGIMSRMPALPVSINDDLASSLLSSTTQPVSYTIPPSVHLKQEPRS
- the LOC104769425 gene encoding uncharacterized protein LOC104769425 isoform X1, with protein sequence MIPMDYNNNHCVPSSSTTTGLVFPTNYSVNAINGFPHPPLDSSAVAGVKPESSGLVMDWSVEEQYILENGLAKLKDEPKISKYVKIAATLPDKTVRDVALRCRWMTRKRRKREDKYAAKNLSNRKVVDTSPELNMLSSVPQQNALYVMNNTCHSSRMPFEGSSDAVMDLLQQNAQALSQISNNLSAWKLQDNISLFYQTRYNISAILTDMKEMPGIMSRMPALPVSINDDLASSLLSSTTQPVSYTIPPSVHLKQEPRS